The Candidatus Desulfovibrio trichonymphae region ATCACAGATCAGTCTGTGTGGTTGACGCCGCTGGCCGCCTTTCACATGGCCTGCACGGTGCGCCGGCCGCTGGCCGCAACGGTGCACATGCTGCCTGCCGCAAACGGCTGTCTGGTGCGCGGCGCGTTGACGGGCGAAGTGCTTCTGCCCTGCAGCCGTTGCGCGGAAGACGCCGTCACGGCGATCAACGCCTGCTTTGAAGAATTTGAAGAAACGCCCGCGCTTGACGCCGCCGGCAACCCCCTGCCCGGGGAGGAAAGCCGCATCGTCTTTCACAACAACGCACCCTTGCTTGACTTGGCCGCCCTGTGCTGGGAAGAATTTGTCCTCGCCCTGCCGCCGGCTCCGCTGTGCGCGCCGGCGTGCAGGGGCGTGTGCCTCGATTGTGGCGTGAACCTGAACACAGCGCTGTGCAGCTGCGCCCGCGACGAAACAGACCCGAGGCTTGCGCCCCTGCGGGCGCTGTCGCTCAAAAGCCGTTAACAAAGGAAGCCACCACGTCCACACTGCTGTCCTCCTTTTCCGAGCGTGTCCTCGCCAAGCCGTCTCGGCCCGCAAGACAAAGATGCCGGCTGGTAGAGGGCGCCTGCCCGCGGTGCATGCCCGGCCCACCGAAACAACACATCAAACAATCGCTGAAGCAGCACAGACAAACCAGAGCAACAACGCGCCGCAAAGGCCGCCCCAGCGTAAAAGCGCGCACAGCGCGAGCAGGCTCGCTTTATCCCAGTCCGCAGCGGAGCTTTCCGGCGGTCCGAGCCAGGGTTTATGCGTCAAAATGCCGAAATAAACCGCAGGCCCGGCCATACGGCGTCCGCACAGCCAAGCGCAGACGGTCATGGGCCAGCCGGAGTTGGGGCTCGGCATGCCGCGCGCCTGCTCCGCCACGGCGCGAAATCCCGGCCAGATTCCCTTCCACAGCCGTGCGCCGGGCCGGATCGCCTGAAAAAACCTGTCAGTCAGCCACAGAACAATTACGGAAATTCTGGCAGGCACAAACGCCAGAAGGTCGTCACAACGCGCGCAGGCAAAGCCCAGTCGCGTCCACGGCTCAGCGACATACCCCCACATTGAATCCGCTGTGCTGACGGCCTTGTAACACCACAGCCCCACCGGACCCGCAACAAGCAACCAGAAAAAGGGCGCGAAAAAAGCGTCTGTAAAATTTTCCGACAGCGTGTCTGCCAGTGTTTTACGCAGCAGGGGAATGTCCATCATGTTCACATCCCGGCTGACAAGCATGGAAACAGCTGAGCGCGCCTGATCCGGAGAGCAGATTTCCACCTGACGGAGCGTTTCCCGGCCCGTTGTGACAAGACTGTCCAGAGCAAGGCCTGCCCAAGCAAAATATACGGCCGCCGCCACGCCGAGCCAGGGCAGGACAAGCAGCAGCCATACCGCGAAACCGACGGCCGCAATCAGAACAAACAGACAGATAAAACCGGCCGCACGACCGGCGACCGGCGTATCCCACCGCCGCGCAGGAGCTTCCAGACAGTGCAGCATTCGTCCGGCCACACAAACCGGATGCGGCCAAGGGAACTTGGGATCGCCAAAAAGCGTATCCAGCAAAAAAGCCAGAGGCGCGAGCCACCAGCAATCCCAAACACTGTAGGGGAAAAAGCTTTCCATCATTCACAAGGCTGCGCAGCAGGATTTTAGTTCACGTCCAACTCTCGAGGCATCCACAGCGGGAGAGCGCCATATAGAGCACGACGCCGGCAGCGGTGGAAAGATTCAGGCTGCGTACACCGCCCTCATACATGGGAATGCGCGTTTTCCAAGGTGATGCTGCCAAAATTTCCGGCGGCAGACCACGTGTTTCCGGTCCGAAAATCAGGCTGTCCCCGGCTTCAAAAACAAAATGCTGTACCGGACATCCTCCCTTTGCCGATGTCATGACAGCGCGGGAATGTCCGACAGCAGCTGTATATGCTTGCCAGTCAGGCCAGGCAAACAAACGCACATGCGGCCAGTAGTCAAGTCCGGCCCGTTTCAGACAGCGGTTTTCCAGCTTGAAACCCAGAGGTTCGACAAGGTGCAATTCCGTGCCGGTTGCGGCGCACAAGCGCGCAATATTGCCGGTATTCTGCGGAATTTCTGGTTCAAAAAGAACAATGCGCATAACGTGCTTTACTCGAAACATGCCGAAACGGCAGGATGCTCTGATCCGTCACGGAAGGCCTGCGGCAAGCCGTCCGGCAATACCTGGCACGGTCTGGCAGACCACTCGGATGTCTTTTGCACCATAGCCCCTGTCATCCAGCGTGGCGAACATATCCTCTTCCAGCACCTCCACAGTCGCGTCCGTAATGCCTTCTGCCGCAAGGTGGGCAGTCAGCAGGGCGCAAGCCCGTTCACGAGCCGCTGTTGGTGTGTATGTCTTGCCGATAGCTTCCTCAAGATCAAAAATCGGCGTGCGCAAAAGCCCCTGTCCGGTATCCGCATAGATTTCCAGCGCGGCTGTGGGCAAGGTCAGCGCAGCGCCGATGGCGTTTGCCACATCCGCGTGGACGGGGATTTCCACAGGCAATCCGAAAACGGCGGACAAACGTTCACGCAGGCAGGTTGCTGGCCCGCCCACCAACAGAATCCGCGCTGGCTGCGCTTCATGTAGTGCCCTCAGGGCCGTCAGCGTATAAATGGGCCTCGCGTTGACGCCGTCAAGCAGATTTTGCGCGGCCTTTCGCACCTGCGTGAGGGCGTTGTCAACAGCCTGCCTTGCCAGATCGGCCGGCGACAGACCGCAGGCTTCGGCCAGAACGGCAATGCCCGCACGCGAGGCCGCCGCATCACCCGCCGCGGCATCTGTGCCGCTGTTCCGGGCGTTAAGCGCGTCCAGCAGCGTTGGACGGTTGCCGCCAAAGGCCATGGCCGGGCCTTCGCGCAGCGGCCCGACGCGTACAACTGCATCGTCCGTTGTTTCATCCGCTGTAATCAGCGAATCTCCACCCACGCCGACAGACGCTGTGGCCAGCGAACGCACAAGCGTACGACGCCCGTTCAACAGCATGCCGTCACGGTCAATCACCGGCGATCCGTCAAGAACAAGGGCAATGTCGGTTGTGGTGCCGCCGATGTCGAGCACAAGAGAACAGCCCTGCCCCGCCGACGGGGACATGGCCAGCACGCCCATAACGCTGCCCGCCGGACCGGAGAGGATGGACTGCACAGGACAGCGCCGCGAAAGAAAAATGGGAACGGCACCGCCGT contains the following coding sequences:
- a CDS encoding YceD family protein, with amino-acid sequence MYNEHGHFFALNALPPEGREVTITDQSVWLTPLAAFHMACTVRRPLAATVHMLPAANGCLVRGALTGEVLLPCSRCAEDAVTAINACFEEFEETPALDAAGNPLPGEESRIVFHNNAPLLDLAALCWEEFVLALPPAPLCAPACRGVCLDCGVNLNTALCSCARDETDPRLAPLRALSLKSR
- a CDS encoding hydantoinase/oxoprolinase family protein, producing MDEKFFLGIDAGGTHTDAALLAGAGRTIRLIAAAKVKTCHEDLPFSVREALTALGSAVGSDSTALFGRISSVTLGTTLAVNALVQNRADAVGLALSAGPGLDPRRFALGAHVCVAPGGLDHRGVEVSPLRLEKLAARALVWRGEGIPATACVGKFSPRNPAHERAMAAAVATAGLPVTQGCRLAGSLNFPRRIATAYYNAAVERLHHKFLNAVEPALANAGICAKSMLLKADGGAVPIFLSRRCPVQSILSGPAGSVMGVLAMSPSAGQGCSLVLDIGGTTTDIALVLDGSPVIDRDGMLLNGRRTLVRSLATASVGVGGDSLITADETTDDAVVRVGPLREGPAMAFGGNRPTLLDALNARNSGTDAAAGDAAASRAGIAVLAEACGLSPADLARQAVDNALTQVRKAAQNLLDGVNARPIYTLTALRALHEAQPARILLVGGPATCLRERLSAVFGLPVEIPVHADVANAIGAALTLPTAALEIYADTGQGLLRTPIFDLEEAIGKTYTPTAARERACALLTAHLAAEGITDATVEVLEEDMFATLDDRGYGAKDIRVVCQTVPGIAGRLAAGLP
- a CDS encoding tRNA (cytidine(34)-2'-O)-methyltransferase, whose protein sequence is MRIVLFEPEIPQNTGNIARLCAATGTELHLVEPLGFKLENRCLKRAGLDYWPHVRLFAWPDWQAYTAAVGHSRAVMTSAKGGCPVQHFVFEAGDSLIFGPETRGLPPEILAASPWKTRIPMYEGGVRSLNLSTAAGVVLYMALSRCGCLESWT
- a CDS encoding CobD/CbiB family cobalamin biosynthesis protein; the protein is MMESFFPYSVWDCWWLAPLAFLLDTLFGDPKFPWPHPVCVAGRMLHCLEAPARRWDTPVAGRAAGFICLFVLIAAVGFAVWLLLVLPWLGVAAAVYFAWAGLALDSLVTTGRETLRQVEICSPDQARSAVSMLVSRDVNMMDIPLLRKTLADTLSENFTDAFFAPFFWLLVAGPVGLWCYKAVSTADSMWGYVAEPWTRLGFACARCDDLLAFVPARISVIVLWLTDRFFQAIRPGARLWKGIWPGFRAVAEQARGMPSPNSGWPMTVCAWLCGRRMAGPAVYFGILTHKPWLGPPESSAADWDKASLLALCALLRWGGLCGALLLWFVCAASAIV